The Salvelinus alpinus chromosome 28, SLU_Salpinus.1, whole genome shotgun sequence genome includes a window with the following:
- the LOC139557042 gene encoding semaphorin-3ab-like yields the protein MLGTLSVCVCDTMWRFVTLFLLAHLGRSLTGAWRASLPRMQFTHSELVQNGRLLSLPLAAGDMHSLLPDEDGRRLYVAMKDNLLSTSLDDITQNPSKLYWPASPDRVQECLMAGKDRELECANFLRVLQPYNQTHLYVCGTGAFNPRCAFIPTAVFLKSEQQTLSFGQTECGKGKCPYDPHQRTASAIIDGELYAGISSDFMSRDSAFFRSLGSRHVIRTEQYDSSWLQDAQFVKVAWMAETDNPEDDKVYVFFTERAQEAEGAAGKVLYSRVARVCKNDIGGQRSLVNKWSTFQKARIVCSIPGPDGIQTHFDQLQDIFILHDGKDKKNPLIYGLFTTSSDILNGSAVCVYRMQDVVRAYKGNFYHKEGPQYKWAEYTGKIPYPRPGTCPSSTYGSYSSTREYPDDVIFFSRTHPLLQEAVLPLGGRPLLVRVGVHYKFSRLLVERVEAVDGQYDVLFIGTDSGQVLKSIHLPKEHGVSQEVTLEQLQVFQHKSPVTTMTLSKKKQWLFVGSAEGVAQLALFQCELYGQACAECCLARDPYCTWDGHACSPFMPIARRRNARQVGDEEDPLTQCVIQGAGLQVEAEQRMMMVAEGNSTYLECLPKSRHAAVTWYKQAGENSPELNQLQSGEQLVVTERGVLISRAETGHSGVYHCQLEEHGFHWTAVTVHLSVWSPSRALSWSTSNRNPNSSPDASQPWYQDVMALIHPSSLEQHCQRLGFRRRRNRDQDQTKDSDHKTGGGPRGERHKHGGRGGGGGGGGRGGGRKSRSKPKQRSPRSS from the exons agctggTCCAGAATGGCCGTCTCCTGTCCCTGCCCCTGGCGGCGGGGGACATGCATTCTCTGCTGCCAGATGAAGATGGCCGTCGGCTCTACGTGGCCATGAAGGACAACCTGCTGTCCACCAGCCTGGACGACATCACACAGAACCCCAGCAAG CTCTACTGGCCAGCAAGTCCAGACCGGGTCCAAGAGTGTTTGATGGCTGGAAAGGACCGGGAG TTGGAGTGCGCTAATTTCCTGCGAGTGCTGCAGCCCTACAACCAGACCCACCTGTATGTGTGTGGAACGGGAGCCTTCAACCCTCGCTGTGCCTTCATCCCTACCGCCGTCTTCCTCAAG TCGGAGCAACAAACTCTATCATTTGGACAGACTGAATGCGGGAAGGGAAAGTGTCCATATGATCCGCACCAGAGAACTGCCTCGGCCATTATTG ATGGGGAGCTGTATGCTGGGATCTCATCTGACTTCATGAGTCGAGACTCTGCCTTCTTCCGCAGCCTGGGCAGTCGTCATGTGATCCGCACCGAGCAGTACGATTCCTCCTGGCTGCAGG aTGCCCAGTTTGTTAAGGTGGCCTGGATGGCGGAGACTGATAACCCAGAGGATGATAAGGTGTACGTGTTCTTCACTGAGCGCGCTCAGGAGGCAGAGGGGGCTGCTGGGAAGGTGCTGTACTCCAGAGTGGCGCGTGTTTGCAAG AATGACATCGGGGGCCAGCGGAGTCTGGTGAACAAGTGGAGCACCTTCCAGAAGGCACGTATCGTGTGCTCTATCCCTGGACCCGACGGGATACAGACTCACTTTGACCAACTAC AGGACATCTTTATCCTCCATGATGGAAAGGACAAGAAGAACCCTCTGATCTACGGCCTCTTCACCACATCTAG tgaCATTCTGAATGGCTCAGCGGTGTGTGTGTACCGCATGCAGGACGTGGTCCGGGCATACAAAGGAAACTTCTACCATAAGGAGGGACCACAGTACAAGTGGGCCGAGTACACAGGAAAGATCCCCTACCCAAGACCTGGCACA tgTCCCAGCAGCACATACGGTAGCTACAGCTCTACCCGGGAGTACCCCGATGACGTCATCTTCTTCAGCCGTACCCACCCTCTGCTGCAGGAGGCGGTGCTTCCGCTGGGAGGGCGCCCCTTGTTGGTCAGGGTGGGAGTGCACTACAAGTTCAGCCGGCTGCTGGTGGAACGAGTAGAGGCCGTGGATGGACAGTATGACGTCCTGTTCAtcgggacag ACTCCGGCCAGGTGCTGAAGTCTATCCACCTCCCTAAAGAACACGGTGTCTCCCAGGAGGTCACCCTGGAGCAGCTGCAGGTCTTCCAG CACAAGTCACCTGTGACTACCATGACACTGTCCAAGAAAAAG CAGTGGCTGTTTGTGGGTTCTGCAGAGGGTGTGGCCCAGTTGGCTCTGTTCCAGTGTGAGTTGTACGGCCAGGCCTGTGCCGAGTGCTGCCTGGCCAGAGATCCCTACTGCACCTGGGATGGACACGCCTGCAGCCCCTTCATGCCCATCGCACGCAG GAGGAATGCTCGTCAGGTTGGTGATGAGGAGGATCCTCTGACCCAGTGTGTCATACAAGGAG CCGGTCTGCAGGTGGAAGCAGAACAGAGGATGATGATGGTTGCAGAGGGTAACAGCACATACCTGGAGTGCCTGCCCAAATCCAGACATGCGGCCGTGACCTGGTACAAACAGGCAGGAGAGAACAGCCCTGAGCTGAATCAG TTGCAGTCAGGAGAGCAGCTGGtggtgacagagagaggtgttCTGATCAGTCGGGCCGAGACGGGTCACTCTGGTGTGTACCACTGTCAACTGGAGGAGCACGGCTTCCACTGGACCGCCGTCACTGTGCATCTGAGTGTGTGGAGCCCCTCCCGCGCCCTCTCCTGGTCCACCAGCAATCGCAACCCCAACTCCAGCCCAGACGCCTCCCAACCCTGGTACCAGGACGTCATGGCCCTCATCCACCCCAGCAGCCTGGAGCAGCACTGTCAGAGGCTGGGCTTCCGACGACGACGCAACCGCGACCAGGATCAGACCAAGGACAGCGACCACAAGACAGGGGGTGGCCCCAGGGGCGAGAGGCACAAACATGGAGGccgaggaggaggtggaggtggaggaggaagaggaggcgggaggaagagcaggagcAAACCCAAGCAGAGGTCTCCACGAAGCTCTTAG